A window of the Ignisphaera sp. genome harbors these coding sequences:
- a CDS encoding CBS domain-containing protein, which translates to MLKASDIMVPNPIQIRGGATVYEGIKLMEQYNIASLIVIDDNGVVLGIVTAKDLIIKVIAKNLDTKAVKMIDIVSRPVTVVEPDTLLKDVIMLMIGTGHGHIPVINRSGKALGIVTIDDVLKFVPELLELVELRR; encoded by the coding sequence GTGCTAAAAGCTTCAGATATAATGGTTCCGAATCCCATTCAAATCAGGGGTGGAGCTACGGTATATGAAGGTATAAAACTTATGGAGCAGTACAATATAGCTTCATTAATAGTAATAGATGATAACGGTGTAGTTCTGGGTATTGTTACAGCTAAAGACTTGATAATAAAGGTTATAGCTAAGAATCTCGATACAAAAGCTGTGAAAATGATAGACATAGTCTCAAGACCTGTAACAGTAGTTGAACCGGATACCCTCCTCAAAGACGTCATAATGTTAATGATAGGGACGGGACATGGACATATCCCAGTAATAAATAGATCTGGAAAAGCATTAGGAATAGTTACCATAGATGATGTCCTCAAGTTTGTCCCGGAACTTCTTGAACTAGTAGAATTGCGAAGATAA
- a CDS encoding methionine adenosyltransferase, with translation MKNIYVYEYPWQGVENLTIEMVERKGLGHPDYIADGIAEAVSRELCKYYMKNYGTILHHNIDKVLVIGGQSNPRFGGGEVLHPIHIIVSGRATSYVKTASDLEFIPIGTIVLKAANEWIKSNFRYLDPREHVIIDYKIGQGSVDLVGIYELGISKVPLANDTSFGIGYAPLSTLEEVVLSVEQLLNSSRIKKLMPALGEDVKVMGLRVGKKIKITIAVAMVSQQVKDKKEYMSIKEDAKNLVIDEISKIAQNYEVEVQINVGDKPEKNVFYLTVTGTSAEHGDDGATGRGNRVNGLITPMRPMSLEATAGKNPVSHVGKIYNVLARNIANEIYRQINDVTEVYVSLLSQIGQPIDNPLAVDIKLVPQKTLTSDMMNEAKAIANEALENIHKVTMDIVEGKVTLF, from the coding sequence ATGAAGAATATATATGTATACGAATATCCATGGCAAGGGGTAGAGAACCTAACAATAGAAATGGTTGAACGAAAGGGACTTGGACACCCAGACTATATAGCTGACGGTATAGCAGAAGCTGTAAGCAGAGAGTTATGTAAATATTACATGAAGAATTATGGAACCATTCTTCATCACAATATAGATAAAGTCCTCGTAATTGGGGGTCAATCAAATCCACGATTTGGTGGTGGTGAGGTTCTACATCCAATCCATATAATTGTATCAGGAAGAGCTACATCTTATGTAAAAACAGCTTCAGATCTAGAATTTATCCCGATAGGCACCATAGTATTGAAGGCAGCTAACGAATGGATAAAATCTAACTTTAGATACCTTGACCCTAGAGAACATGTAATTATAGATTACAAAATAGGTCAAGGTAGTGTAGATCTTGTAGGTATATATGAGCTTGGCATATCTAAAGTTCCCTTGGCTAACGATACAAGTTTTGGTATAGGATATGCTCCATTATCGACATTAGAAGAAGTAGTTCTAAGTGTTGAGCAATTGTTGAATAGTTCACGCATTAAGAAGTTAATGCCAGCTTTAGGCGAAGATGTTAAGGTCATGGGGTTAAGAGTAGGTAAAAAAATAAAGATAACAATAGCAGTAGCTATGGTTTCTCAACAGGTTAAAGATAAAAAAGAATATATGAGTATCAAGGAGGATGCAAAGAACTTAGTAATAGATGAAATTTCAAAAATAGCGCAAAACTATGAAGTTGAGGTACAGATTAATGTGGGTGACAAACCTGAGAAAAATGTATTCTACCTAACTGTAACGGGTACCTCAGCTGAACACGGTGATGATGGAGCTACTGGTCGGGGGAATAGGGTTAATGGACTAATAACACCTATGAGACCAATGAGTTTAGAAGCTACGGCAGGCAAAAACCCCGTGAGTCATGTAGGTAAGATATATAACGTTCTTGCACGTAACATTGCTAATGAGATATATCGACAAATAAATGATGTAACTGAGGTCTATGTGAGTTTGCTTAGTCAGATAGGTCAACCAATAGATAATCCTCTAGCCGTAGATATCAAATTAGTACCACAGAAAACATTAACATCAGACATGATGAATGAAGCAAAAGCTATAGCTAATGAGGCTCTAGAGAATATACATAAGGTAACTATGGATATAGTTGAGGGCAAAGTAACATTATTTTAA
- a CDS encoding RIO1 family regulatory kinase/ATPase codes for MAKIGIIYRKLVPEDFILLRFLVRNLNKFEYVPLDFVVRKFEERYTQKEIVARIKKLFQLKLLVKHPTIESYRVTFLGLDCLALNILVYKDVIKAIDDRIGIGKESEIYRGLGNDDKLIAIKFYRIGRQCFRHVTKYRGYYENIEHGRWLHKSIIAGKREREALYLLNKYLIGNIPKIYGGILHTVAIEFIDGLMLYEVKELIDPYNVFNQIINTVKTIYRTVGMVHGDLSEYNILVNSSDDEEKIYIIDWPQYTLSTDPMALRLLERDVKHIVGFFRRRFHLDISLEETLKYVLENNKT; via the coding sequence TTGGCAAAAATAGGAATTATCTACCGAAAACTTGTTCCAGAGGACTTCATTTTATTAAGGTTCTTGGTCAGAAACTTAAATAAATTTGAGTATGTACCTCTAGACTTCGTTGTTAGGAAATTTGAAGAAAGATACACTCAAAAAGAAATAGTAGCCAGAATTAAGAAATTATTTCAACTGAAATTGTTAGTTAAACATCCAACAATTGAATCATATAGAGTAACTTTTCTGGGACTTGATTGTTTAGCTCTTAATATTCTTGTTTATAAGGATGTGATCAAAGCTATAGACGACAGGATAGGTATAGGTAAAGAAAGTGAGATATATAGAGGCCTCGGTAATGACGATAAGCTTATCGCAATTAAGTTTTACAGAATTGGAAGACAGTGTTTTAGGCATGTCACAAAGTATAGAGGATACTATGAAAATATTGAACATGGTAGATGGCTCCATAAGAGTATTATAGCTGGAAAAAGGGAAAGAGAAGCTCTCTACCTTCTTAATAAATATTTAATAGGGAACATTCCGAAGATATATGGAGGTATATTGCATACTGTTGCCATAGAATTCATAGATGGTTTGATGCTTTACGAAGTCAAAGAACTCATTGATCCATATAACGTATTCAATCAGATAATAAATACTGTAAAGACTATCTATAGAACCGTAGGTATGGTTCATGGCGATTTAAGCGAATACAATATCCTAGTGAATTCTAGTGATGACGAAGAGAAAATATATATAATTGATTGGCCTCAATACACATTATCCACAGATCCTATGGCTTTACGGTTACTAGAACGTGATGTTAAACACATAGTTGGATTCTTTAGAAGACGTTTCCATCTAGACATAAGTTTAGAAGAAACACTTAAATATGTGCTAGAAAATAACAAGACTTGA
- a CDS encoding U6 snRNA-associated Sm-like protein LSm6, protein MASQPQTRPSITPLRVLRGSMNRTVMVKVKEGSEFVGRLVLTDPTMNVVLEEATEYNDGGRETVAKYGRIFIRGSQILYISVDFTEAKLRQVLAKEV, encoded by the coding sequence TTGGCATCGCAACCACAGACGAGACCATCTATAACACCTCTACGCGTGCTTAGAGGCTCTATGAACAGAACTGTAATGGTTAAAGTAAAAGAAGGTTCAGAGTTCGTGGGAAGGTTAGTGCTTACAGATCCTACAATGAATGTAGTACTAGAAGAGGCTACAGAATACAATGATGGGGGTAGGGAAACTGTTGCAAAATATGGAAGGATATTTATAAGGGGCAGTCAAATACTCTATATTTCAGTAGACTTTACAGAAGCGAAATTAAGACAAGTATTAGCTAAGGAGGTATAG
- a CDS encoding hydroxymethylglutaryl-CoA reductase, degradative — protein sequence MSSNVMSSRIPGFYNLSIDERLKIIKEWAGLSNEEVALLRNFGNLDSRIANSMIENVIGAISYPFAVAVNFRINGKDYIVPMVTEEPSVVAAASNAARFMREGNGICANADKQYMIAQIHIVKSLTPRYSVMEILKHKDTLIDMANATNNTLIKLGGGVKDIDVRVIETRRGPVIVVHLIVDVLDAMGANTVNTMAEAVAPFLEQITGGEARLKIVSNYATYRLARAWVRIPVQDIGRDIAEKIVDASAIAEADIYRAVTHNKGIMNGIIAVALAVAQDHRAIEAGVHAYAARDGRYRPLSYWDLEGEYLVGTLELPLQIGTIGGAVKTHPIAQIALKILKVTTARELAEVMAAVGLAQNFAALKALVTTGIQAGHMKLHARNLAVMAGAKGELIHVVAEMMIKEGKISYDYAKLILNELQKSKD from the coding sequence TTGAGTTCAAATGTGATGAGTTCAAGAATTCCAGGATTTTATAATCTATCAATCGATGAAAGGTTGAAGATAATTAAAGAATGGGCAGGACTTAGTAATGAAGAAGTAGCACTATTACGAAACTTTGGAAACCTAGATTCAAGAATCGCTAATTCTATGATAGAAAATGTTATAGGAGCAATCTCGTATCCTTTTGCTGTAGCAGTAAACTTTAGAATAAATGGAAAAGACTATATAGTGCCTATGGTAACCGAGGAACCTAGCGTAGTGGCTGCCGCAAGCAATGCTGCTAGATTTATGAGGGAAGGTAATGGTATATGTGCTAATGCTGATAAACAATACATGATAGCGCAAATCCATATAGTAAAATCGTTAACACCGCGATATAGCGTTATGGAGATTTTGAAGCATAAAGATACATTAATCGATATGGCTAACGCTACTAATAACACACTAATAAAGCTTGGCGGTGGTGTTAAGGATATCGATGTTCGTGTAATTGAGACGAGGCGGGGACCTGTTATAGTTGTTCATCTTATTGTTGATGTTCTAGACGCAATGGGCGCTAATACTGTTAACACCATGGCTGAAGCTGTTGCACCATTTCTGGAACAAATAACTGGTGGCGAAGCTAGACTGAAGATAGTGTCTAACTATGCTACATATAGATTAGCACGTGCATGGGTCCGGATACCTGTGCAAGATATAGGGCGCGATATAGCTGAAAAGATAGTTGATGCTTCTGCTATAGCTGAAGCTGACATATATCGCGCTGTAACACACAACAAAGGAATAATGAACGGTATAATAGCTGTAGCCCTAGCTGTAGCTCAAGATCATAGAGCAATAGAGGCTGGAGTCCACGCATATGCTGCAAGAGACGGTAGATACAGACCCCTTAGTTACTGGGATCTAGAAGGCGAATATTTGGTTGGAACATTAGAACTACCTCTTCAGATAGGTACAATAGGGGGTGCGGTGAAAACTCATCCCATAGCACAAATAGCCCTCAAGATACTTAAGGTTACAACAGCAAGAGAGTTAGCCGAGGTCATGGCTGCTGTAGGACTGGCCCAGAATTTTGCTGCACTAAAAGCTCTTGTTACTACTGGTATACAGGCAGGACACATGAAACTTCATGCTAGAAATCTTGCTGTAATGGCAGGCGCTAAAGGCGAATTAATACACGTAGTTGCTGAAATGATGATCAAAGAAGGTAAAATATCATACGATTATGCCAAACTGATCCTTAATGAACTGCAAAAATCTAAAGACTAG
- a CDS encoding DUF4443 domain-containing protein, whose protein sequence is MTLPLKDIIARTLSSTKGVKPSFDDYHVIKALLILYEKGPMGRQLLSKNLGIGITPVRTLIKRLKLFNIIEVDPVAGCFLTSHGYKIAEGIRNTISNVIEASNILDKEFLLYKKSYAFLIKKGTVILSQFNVTNIRDHIIRYGAKAVIIVYIDNDLAYIPPYREFNENEYLSLKKLRSILKAEDKDAIILVFSDSDTEAEKAIYSALLELNILR, encoded by the coding sequence TTGACCCTACCACTAAAGGACATAATAGCTAGAACATTATCGTCTACAAAAGGGGTGAAACCCTCATTTGATGATTATCATGTTATAAAAGCACTCTTAATTCTATATGAAAAGGGTCCCATGGGACGTCAGCTACTATCTAAAAACTTAGGTATAGGAATAACCCCTGTTAGAACCTTAATAAAACGATTAAAGTTATTTAATATAATTGAGGTAGATCCCGTAGCTGGATGTTTCTTAACATCACATGGATATAAAATCGCAGAGGGTATTCGAAATACTATTAGCAACGTCATTGAAGCAAGTAATATACTTGACAAAGAATTTTTACTGTACAAAAAATCATACGCATTTTTGATAAAAAAAGGTACGGTAATACTTAGCCAATTTAATGTAACAAACATAAGAGATCACATCATCAGATACGGTGCCAAGGCAGTTATAATAGTATACATAGATAATGATTTGGCATATATCCCACCCTATAGAGAGTTCAACGAAAACGAATATCTATCGTTAAAGAAGTTAAGATCTATACTCAAAGCTGAAGATAAGGATGCAATAATTTTAGTGTTTTCTGATTCAGATACTGAAGCAGAAAAGGCTATATATAGTGCATTATTAGAGCTTAATATACTCCGCTAA
- a CDS encoding RNA methyltransferase, whose translation MNSLIAHSIIKIGKDLKNVILIGVPIMSGFLVVVEHLEPCLNRWILAEYEFVAKIYGSRVIFTNIKNKEHYRILSRYAKVYNISITDMLKDCDHVIVLDPEADKELEPEELASIEYVILGGIMGNHPPRKRTKLYITNRLPHSRARNLGKLQYTISGATYVLRQIELGKKVRDIKFIYGLNVKKILGNNVEVDIHLPYAFPLDEYGNIVLPDDYLEIVTNHLIVHESRILTTTVKDNIC comes from the coding sequence ATGAATAGTTTAATAGCTCATTCAATTATCAAAATCGGTAAGGATCTAAAGAATGTGATACTAATTGGTGTACCAATAATGTCAGGTTTCCTGGTAGTTGTAGAACATTTAGAGCCATGCTTAAATAGATGGATATTAGCAGAATACGAGTTTGTAGCAAAAATTTATGGATCTAGAGTCATTTTTACAAATATCAAAAACAAAGAACATTACAGAATATTGTCGCGCTATGCTAAAGTATATAACATATCTATAACAGATATGCTGAAGGATTGTGATCATGTAATCGTTCTGGACCCTGAAGCTGATAAAGAACTAGAGCCTGAAGAACTAGCAAGCATAGAATATGTTATTCTAGGAGGTATAATGGGCAATCATCCACCTAGAAAAAGAACCAAGCTCTATATAACTAATAGATTACCTCATTCTAGAGCTCGTAATCTTGGAAAACTCCAGTACACCATTTCTGGAGCTACATATGTTTTAAGGCAAATTGAATTAGGAAAGAAAGTACGCGATATAAAGTTTATTTATGGATTAAACGTGAAAAAGATTTTAGGAAATAACGTAGAAGTGGATATTCATCTTCCTTACGCTTTTCCTTTAGATGAGTATGGAAATATAGTTTTACCTGATGATTATCTTGAGATAGTTACGAACCATCTCATAGTTCATGAGAGTCGCATCTTAACCACAACAGTTAAGGACAACATATGTTAA
- a CDS encoding DUF460 domain-containing protein, whose product MKILGLDIVKGSPLSRTVPPRYSVVIIDDEGKVMYESPEASLSTIIKLSWEYSIDRIGLDNIYELAPTSQDIARILSLFPSHTEVYQVTLNDNVFTSLLNQVSKLGISISYKPTSLQTAYLCALIALQGLGTPIKGVERKTKIIISRAKSIGPGGSSSNRFARGMRTAILATVKEIKSLLEREKLDYDLVIRKGSGGLDSAVFTVYTDSETVRKVIRPYKGRDIRIIVRPIYSSITTISNDDIKRRPLIIGIDPGIETGLALIDLSLNIVLLESSKNLDRIEIINKIYNHGLPVLVAVDTNPPPESAKKISSILGVPLYTPSESLTIDVKDKLIEWIKRKKRIELNISTSHEKDALAAAIKAYKSYERKLLELEKKLLELEIDVDLDELKAMILKGKNINEVIEYSIEKHLEGLLESNSSPKDYSRQTIESDERIKNLEARLLELTRENESLKLKLRELENKLRELEFEKKFQISASLDLEAHRDRILTMLKEQVKQLRNTIIILKNENEKLVNEKMNLISIMSKIISGRYIGIPKIKNLALSNLHSLKELVSRTKILAVSEDTISLEVIDILKQYKILILFEKCSENVKQLLLKNDIPVECNIKINHIFDDFILVNSDDLEQSLFDAVSTLYSSRGEKRLDLNDIIRIVSEYRNYLYSN is encoded by the coding sequence ATGAAGATACTTGGACTAGATATAGTTAAGGGAAGTCCATTATCACGTACAGTACCTCCTAGATATTCTGTAGTTATTATAGATGATGAAGGGAAGGTGATGTATGAATCTCCCGAAGCCTCACTAAGCACAATAATTAAGCTATCTTGGGAATATTCGATAGACAGAATAGGTCTTGACAATATATATGAACTTGCACCAACGTCTCAAGATATAGCTAGAATTCTTTCATTATTTCCAAGTCATACAGAGGTCTACCAAGTTACTTTAAATGATAACGTTTTTACTAGTCTACTAAATCAAGTTTCTAAGTTAGGTATATCTATATCATATAAGCCTACATCCCTTCAAACAGCATATTTATGTGCATTAATAGCTCTTCAAGGTTTAGGTACACCGATAAAGGGTGTAGAGCGTAAGACGAAGATCATAATATCTAGGGCAAAATCTATAGGACCTGGCGGCAGTAGTTCTAATAGATTTGCTCGAGGCATGAGAACAGCCATACTAGCCACAGTTAAGGAGATTAAATCATTATTAGAAAGAGAGAAACTAGATTATGACCTAGTAATCCGGAAAGGTAGTGGAGGTCTTGATAGTGCTGTTTTTACAGTATATACTGATAGTGAAACCGTGAGAAAGGTTATTAGACCATACAAAGGTAGAGATATACGTATCATAGTAAGACCTATATATTCTAGCATTACAACAATATCAAATGATGATATAAAACGAAGACCTCTAATAATCGGAATCGATCCTGGAATAGAAACAGGCTTGGCTTTAATAGATCTTTCTCTTAACATAGTGTTATTGGAATCGTCAAAAAACTTGGATAGAATTGAAATAATAAACAAGATATATAATCACGGTTTACCGGTACTTGTCGCTGTCGACACTAATCCTCCACCAGAAAGCGCGAAAAAGATATCATCGATACTTGGTGTACCGTTATATACACCCTCAGAATCTCTAACAATAGATGTTAAAGATAAATTGATTGAATGGATCAAGAGAAAAAAACGTATTGAATTAAACATATCAACTTCACATGAAAAAGACGCTCTTGCAGCTGCAATAAAGGCCTATAAATCCTATGAGAGAAAGCTACTAGAACTCGAGAAGAAGCTACTAGAACTCGAAATAGATGTAGATCTGGACGAACTTAAAGCAATGATTCTAAAGGGTAAGAACATTAATGAGGTAATAGAATATTCCATAGAGAAACATCTAGAGGGACTCTTAGAATCCAATAGTTCACCTAAGGATTATTCTAGACAGACAATAGAATCTGATGAAAGAATAAAGAATCTCGAGGCAAGATTACTTGAACTCACAAGAGAAAACGAAAGTTTAAAACTTAAGTTGCGTGAATTAGAGAACAAACTAAGAGAGCTAGAATTTGAAAAAAAGTTCCAGATATCAGCTAGCTTAGATCTTGAAGCTCATCGTGATAGAATATTAACAATGTTGAAGGAACAAGTAAAACAGTTGCGCAATACAATAATCATACTAAAAAATGAAAACGAGAAATTAGTTAATGAAAAAATGAACCTGATATCTATAATGAGTAAAATTATTTCAGGGAGATACATAGGTATCCCAAAGATTAAGAACCTAGCTCTATCTAATTTGCATAGTTTGAAAGAATTAGTCTCTAGAACAAAGATACTGGCTGTTAGTGAAGACACAATATCTCTTGAGGTTATAGATATACTTAAACAATACAAAATTTTAATACTATTCGAGAAATGTTCAGAGAATGTTAAGCAATTACTTCTCAAAAATGATATACCTGTAGAATGCAATATCAAGATTAATCATATATTTGATGATTTCATTTTAGTAAATAGTGACGATCTAGAACAGTCATTATTTGATGCTGTAAGTACTCTTTATTCTAGTCGTGGAGAAAAACGTTTGGATCTAAACGATATTATTAGAATAGTATCAGAGTATAGAAATTATTTATACTCTAATTAA
- a CDS encoding TIM barrel protein: protein MFEPSKLHFGTAGIPNSTARKNTINGIKRIIELELDGMEIELVRGIKMSLELAEEAKNVAKELGVLLTVHAPYYVNLNSSDSSKVQASIQRIVESAKIGYEAGAWSVVFHSGYYGNSSHEAAYNNIRNALKVVTDMLRNSDIKIWLRPELMGSISEFGSLEEVITLSEELDYYVLPCIDFAHLHARTIGKYNTYEEFREVLIVIENRLGRTALNNMHIHVSGIEYGNKGEIKHLNLNESDFNYRDLMKILKEFSVKGIVISESPNLEDDALLMKNTYLKIT, encoded by the coding sequence ATGTTTGAACCTAGTAAGCTGCACTTTGGTACAGCAGGTATACCAAACTCCACGGCTAGGAAGAACACAATTAATGGTATTAAGAGGATAATCGAGCTAGAACTTGATGGTATGGAGATAGAACTTGTACGTGGTATCAAGATGTCTCTAGAGCTTGCTGAAGAAGCGAAAAATGTTGCTAAAGAATTGGGAGTACTTCTTACAGTTCATGCACCCTATTACGTAAATCTAAATTCTTCAGATTCATCAAAAGTTCAGGCAAGTATTCAAAGAATAGTAGAAAGCGCTAAAATAGGATATGAGGCTGGAGCTTGGAGTGTTGTATTTCATTCAGGTTACTATGGTAATTCATCTCATGAAGCAGCATACAATAACATTAGGAATGCACTAAAAGTTGTTACAGATATGCTTAGAAATTCAGACATCAAGATATGGCTAAGACCTGAGCTAATGGGTAGCATAAGTGAATTTGGATCTCTAGAGGAGGTTATAACTTTGAGTGAAGAACTCGACTACTACGTGCTACCATGCATAGATTTTGCACACCTTCATGCTAGAACAATAGGAAAGTACAATACCTATGAGGAATTTAGAGAAGTACTAATAGTAATAGAAAACAGATTAGGAAGAACAGCACTAAATAATATGCATATACATGTAAGTGGAATCGAGTACGGAAACAAAGGTGAAATAAAACACCTAAACCTAAATGAATCTGACTTTAATTATAGAGACCTCATGAAAATACTGAAAGAATTCAGCGTAAAAGGCATAGTTATAAGCGAATCACCAAATCTAGAAGATGATGCATTACTAATGAAAAACACGTACTTAAAGATAACATAA
- the rqcH gene encoding ribosome rescue protein RqcH, with the protein MDSAYTHRKKLSMSWLDLKLWLKEQGGIVTHSYIDKLYYIPEGPILLMKLYNSGKSLSFWLIVEPSKRVSVSFSDLAPETYPEPPQKIWRSLLKDCYISDLSQITCERIFYINLNCRSTTRKIVVELLPRGSICVLNEDNRILLCNEYKHMKDRELKPGLIYVPPPLQHFCMNLSEIFYKVGRTTNLDVTRILVRESGVPPEIAETISIQCYVKGKKLGELSDSEIQCLATTYKNIIDAIENSYKACIVYDENGVPIGFYPYIPLQFTNHKIEYYSTLNDAINRYYENEFKEILLTVYSHNLKKEIDSMKKTIDRIDYMVQELRKKSVELEKRLKIIEENYDYFEQLHKCILDKIKSNGWNEILLCGSIHDFSPSSGTYRVKQGEIILELDVRKSFIENYNNLRKSLASIYKSINRAEKEKNDILNRLQELYKQIEYKEKRISYRMKKAKEWYESYIWYITSSGFLVIGGKNASQNMKIIRRLVDSDDIVLHADVHGASTVVIKTYGKSVDYDSIKEASLIAACYSKAWKNKLFSVDVFWVKGSQISLSPPSGEYLQKGSYMIYGERNYLRNIELKLAIGIEIVNENLIRILIGPEDVISKRTIAYFVIIPGDDDPQSIANNFIEFLKSKKLDEIAITVNINEVVDKTPGRSKVVKLVVNYK; encoded by the coding sequence ATGGATTCAGCATATACTCACCGAAAAAAATTAAGTATGAGCTGGCTAGATTTAAAATTATGGTTAAAAGAGCAAGGCGGTATCGTGACTCATTCGTATATAGATAAATTGTACTATATTCCAGAGGGACCTATACTTCTAATGAAACTATACAACAGTGGTAAATCTTTATCGTTCTGGTTGATCGTAGAGCCATCAAAAAGGGTAAGTGTATCTTTTAGTGATCTAGCACCTGAAACCTACCCTGAACCTCCCCAGAAGATATGGAGATCTCTGCTTAAGGACTGCTACATTAGTGATCTTTCCCAAATCACTTGTGAGAGAATATTCTATATAAATCTAAACTGTAGATCTACAACCAGAAAAATTGTTGTAGAGCTTCTACCTAGAGGAAGTATATGCGTACTAAATGAGGATAACAGAATACTTTTATGTAACGAATACAAACATATGAAGGATAGAGAATTAAAACCAGGTCTAATATATGTGCCTCCTCCTTTGCAACATTTTTGTATGAATCTTTCTGAGATATTTTATAAGGTTGGTAGAACAACCAATCTAGATGTTACCCGAATTCTTGTTAGAGAATCTGGAGTGCCACCAGAGATTGCTGAAACTATATCAATTCAATGCTACGTAAAAGGTAAAAAATTGGGGGAGCTATCGGATTCAGAAATCCAATGCTTAGCCACAACATACAAAAATATTATTGATGCTATAGAGAATAGCTATAAAGCATGTATAGTTTATGATGAAAATGGTGTACCTATAGGTTTCTACCCATATATTCCGTTGCAGTTTACTAATCATAAAATCGAATATTATTCTACACTTAATGATGCAATAAACAGGTATTATGAAAACGAATTCAAGGAGATACTATTAACAGTATATTCACATAATCTAAAGAAAGAAATTGATAGTATGAAGAAAACCATAGATAGAATTGATTATATGGTACAAGAGTTGAGGAAGAAATCTGTAGAACTAGAAAAGAGATTAAAAATAATAGAGGAAAACTATGACTATTTCGAGCAGCTTCACAAATGTATTCTTGATAAAATAAAGTCTAACGGTTGGAATGAAATTCTATTGTGTGGTTCTATACACGATTTTTCTCCATCGTCAGGAACGTATAGAGTAAAACAAGGAGAAATTATTTTGGAACTCGACGTCAGAAAAAGCTTTATTGAGAATTACAATAATTTACGTAAGTCTCTGGCATCAATTTATAAATCTATCAATCGAGCAGAAAAGGAAAAAAATGATATTCTAAACAGACTTCAGGAGCTATATAAACAGATAGAGTATAAAGAAAAAAGGATTAGCTATAGAATGAAAAAAGCAAAAGAATGGTACGAGTCGTATATATGGTATATTACATCATCTGGATTCTTAGTAATTGGTGGAAAAAATGCTTCACAAAATATGAAAATTATAAGAAGATTGGTTGATTCAGATGATATAGTGCTTCATGCTGATGTTCATGGTGCAAGTACCGTAGTTATAAAAACCTATGGAAAGAGTGTCGATTATGATAGCATTAAGGAGGCATCTCTAATAGCAGCTTGTTATAGTAAAGCATGGAAGAATAAGTTATTTAGTGTTGATGTTTTTTGGGTAAAAGGATCTCAAATATCGTTATCTCCACCCTCAGGAGAATATCTTCAGAAAGGTTCGTATATGATTTATGGAGAGAGAAACTATTTAAGAAACATTGAACTTAAGTTAGCTATAGGTATTGAGATAGTAAATGAAAATTTGATTAGAATATTGATAGGTCCTGAAGATGTGATAAGTAAGAGGACTATAGCATACTTTGTCATAATTCCGGGAGATGATGATCCTCAGAGCATTGCAAACAATTTCATTGAATTCTTAAAATCAAAAAAACTTGATGAGATAGCAATAACAGTAAATATTAATGAAGTCGTTGATAAGACGCCTGGTAGAAGTAAAGTAGTTAAACTGGTAGTAAATTATAAGTAA